One stretch of Arachis duranensis cultivar V14167 chromosome 1, aradu.V14167.gnm2.J7QH, whole genome shotgun sequence DNA includes these proteins:
- the LOC127748451 gene encoding uncharacterized protein LOC127748451, which yields MDKSWITKPRNSIEYERGVRRFIDFAFENSLAEATVCPCLKCDFRKKVTKGEMYDHLICTQFPKEYTLWFYHGETEVGDPSSNVSNSDASNAFDDFNQDSIHDMLGDAFGTDMHWANKVSLESDEDIDGVERVMPDVADAAEFEELASHAELPLYEGCTRYSRLSFLVKMYHIKCICGMTDKAMSMIFELLHDAFEHAKIPSSFYEAKKTILKLGMNYEKIHACPNNCMLYWGEDKEKEMCKVCNRSRWKLDTKGGEIQESNDGNIRKKVPAKVLRYFPLKPRLQRLFLSSKTAEAMRWHDVAPKEDGVMTHPRDSEAWKMFDLKNTSFAEDPRNIRLALATDGINPYRSMNANSSTWPVILIPYNTPPWICMKRTSFILSMIIPGKKMPGNNIDVYLQPLIKELKELWNEGVDAYDSFEKKAFKLHAALMWTISDFPGLGILSGWNTYTGHACPSCNFDSVPFQLPHSRKSCFIGHRRFLNQRHRFRLNRVRFNGEQEFRNPPKRLSGLDILEQVKDINVTFGRKEEAKVRGKRRRGERAAEGAKQWRKKSIFFELPYWKYNLLRHNLDVIHIGKNVCDNVIYTLLNDSTKSKDHLNARKDLKALGCKQDLWPDENGKYAPAIFTLTNKGKKAFLSTLKNISVPDGYSCSISRCIDVDNLKINGMLKSHDNHILMQQLLPLAMRTRSYVKKD from the exons ATGGATAAGTCATGGATCACAAAGCCACGAAACTCAATAGAGTATGAGCGAGGGGTTAGGAGGTTTATTGATTTTGCCTTCGAAAATAGTTTAGCTGAAGCAACTGTATGCCCTTGTTTGAAGTGCGATTTTAGAAAAAAAGTGACAAAGGGTGAGATGTACGATCACTTgatatgtacccaatttccgAAAGAATATACACTTTGGTTTTATCACGGAGAGACTGAGGTAGGGGATCCCAGTAGTAACGTCTCAAATAGTGATGCTTCAAATGcttttgatgattttaatcAAGATTCTATTCATGACATGCTTGGAGATGCTTTTGGAACTGATATGCACTGGGCAAATAAAGTCTCATTAGAGTCAGATGAAGACATTGATGGAGTTGAAAGAGTGATGCCAGATGTAGCTGATGCAGCGGAGTTTGAAGAATTAGCAAGTCATGCAGAACTACCTTTGTATGAAGGGTGTACAAGATATTCAAGATTGTCCTTTTTGGTGAAGATGTATCATATTAAGTGTATATGTGGGATGACTGACAAGGCAATGTCGATGATATTTGAACTCTTACATGATGCATTTGAACATGCAAAGATTCCGAGTTCATTTTATGAAGCAAAGAAAACTATCTTGAAGCTTGGTATGAATTATGAGAAGATACATGCATGCCCGAACAATTGCATGCTGTATTGGGGTGAAGACAAGGAGAAAGAAATGTGTAAAGTTTGCAACAGGTCTAGATGGAAACTAGATACAAAGGGTGGTGAGATTCAAGAATCAAATGATGGGAATATTAGGAAGAAGGTGCCTGCTAAAGTTCTTCGTTACTTTCCACTAAAACCTCGTTTGCAAAGGTTATTTTTGTCTTCAAAGACAGCCGAGGCCATGAGATGGCATGATGTTGCTCCTAAGGAAGATGGTGTAATGACGCATCCTAGAGATTCAGAAGCTTGGAAGATGTTTGATTTAAAAAACACTTCATTCGCAGAGGATCCACGAAATATACGTTTGGCATTAGCTACTGATGGTATTAATCCCTATCGTAGTATGAATGCAAATTCTAGTACATGGCCAGTTATTCTTATTCCTTACAACACTCCTCCTTGGATTTGTATGAAGCGGACGTCTTTTATTCTTTCAATGATAATTCCTGGAAAAAAGATGCCAGGAAACAATATAGATGTCTACTTACAACCGTTGATCAAAGAGCTAAAAGAGTTATGGAATGAGGGCGTGGATGCATATGATTCTTTTGAGAAAAAGGCGTTCAAATTGCATGCAGCGTTGATGTGGACTATAAGTGACTTTCCTGGGTTAGGAATTCTCTCCGGGTGGAACACGTACACTGGACATGCTTGTCCATCTTGTAACTTCGACTCTGTTCCTTTTCAACTTCCTCATAGTAGAAAATCATGTTTCATAGGACATCGTCGTTTTCTTAATCAAAGGCATCGGTTTAGATTGAATAGGGTTCGATTTAATGGAGAGCAAGAATTTCGCAATCCACCGAAGAGGTTATCTGGTCTTGATATACTTGAGCAAGTCAAGGACATCAATGTCACATTTGGTAGAAAAGAAGAGGCAAAAGTTAGGGGGAAAAGAAGACGTGGTGAGCGTGCTGCAGAAGGTGCTAAGCAGTGGAGGAAGAAAAGCATTTTTTTTGAACTTCCCTATTGGAAGTATAACCTATTGCGTCACAATCTTGATGTGATTCATATAGGAAAAAATGTATGTGATAATGTGATATACACGTTGCTAAATGACAGCACCAAGTCAAAAGACCACCTCAATGCTCGAAAAGATCTTAAAGCTTTAGGCTGTAAACAAGATCTTTGGCCAGATGAGAATGGAAAGTACGCTCCAGCTATCTTTACACTGACTAATAAAGGCAAGAAGGCTTTTCTatcaactttaaaaaatattagtgtgCCAGACGGGTATTCATGTAGCATATCTAGGTGCATTGATGTTGACAACCTTAAGATCAATGGGATGCTAAAAAGCCATGATAATCACATATTAATGCAACAATTGCTACCATTAGCCATGCGAACGA GAAGTTATGTGAAAAAAGATTGA